One region of Microbacterium sufflavum genomic DNA includes:
- a CDS encoding sugar phosphate isomerase/epimerase family protein: MTFRALEPARIVALAAAAGLEVIEWGGDVHVPPGDVARAEEVARLTADAGLAVASYGSYFRAGSAEPLTAVLDSAAALGADRVRVWAGSTGAAAATPRERAEVVTRLRAAAVEAAARGIGLALEFHSGTLADTAEAALRVLAEVGHPALSSYWQPTVGAPDAEALEEYRRLAAHVSAVHVFSWWPRTERHPLRTREALWTRVAAEAAAAERPPRDALLEFVPDDDPAHLAGEAAALRAYLGRPA, encoded by the coding sequence GTGACGTTCCGCGCGCTCGAGCCCGCCCGGATCGTCGCCCTCGCGGCAGCCGCGGGACTGGAGGTGATCGAGTGGGGCGGTGACGTGCACGTGCCGCCCGGCGATGTCGCGCGTGCCGAAGAGGTGGCGCGGCTCACGGCCGACGCCGGGCTCGCGGTCGCGTCCTACGGGTCGTACTTCCGTGCGGGGTCGGCCGAGCCTCTCACGGCCGTGCTCGACAGCGCCGCCGCGCTCGGGGCCGACCGTGTGCGCGTGTGGGCGGGCTCGACCGGAGCCGCCGCGGCGACGCCTCGCGAGCGCGCCGAGGTGGTCACGCGCCTCCGCGCCGCCGCGGTCGAGGCGGCCGCCCGCGGGATCGGGCTCGCCCTCGAGTTCCACTCCGGCACCCTCGCCGACACGGCCGAGGCCGCCCTCCGGGTGCTCGCCGAGGTCGGCCATCCGGCGCTGTCGAGCTACTGGCAGCCGACGGTCGGGGCTCCCGATGCCGAGGCGCTCGAGGAGTACCGGCGGCTCGCCGCCCACGTGAGCGCCGTGCACGTGTTCTCCTGGTGGCCGCGGACCGAGCGGCACCCGCTGCGCACCCGGGAGGCGCTGTGGACGCGCGTCGCCGCGGAGGCGGCTGCGGCGGAGCGACCGCCCCGCGACGCCCTGCTCGAGTTCGTCCCGGACGACGACCCCGCGCACCTCGCGGGGGAGGCCGCCGCCCTCCGCGCCTACCTCGGCCGGCCCGCATGA
- a CDS encoding LacI family DNA-binding transcriptional regulator: protein MAQVAARAGVSGQTVSRVVNGSPRVDPATRARVEAAMAELGYRPHRAARALRTGRSHTIGLVVTTLATIGNSRMLQATAEAAAERGYALTVVTASEGVEAAFAQLADQGVDGAVVLNEASALVPSAPRPPGLRLVVVDAPAETGAIVVHSDHAGGAAAATAHLLSLGHATVHHLAGPADSFAAAERERGWREALAAGGIAAPAVVRGDWTSRSGFAAGAALAPATAVFCANDQMALGLLRALAESGRRVPADVSVLGFDDVPDAADYLPPLTTIRQDFSALAQRAVGALVAAIEGADPAADGGRAIVPTRLLVRDSTAHR, encoded by the coding sequence ATGGCCCAGGTCGCCGCGCGCGCCGGAGTCTCGGGCCAGACGGTGTCGCGCGTCGTCAACGGCAGCCCGCGGGTCGATCCGGCCACGCGTGCCCGCGTCGAGGCGGCGATGGCGGAGCTCGGCTACCGGCCGCACCGCGCCGCGCGAGCCCTGCGCACGGGCCGCTCGCACACGATCGGCCTCGTCGTCACCACCCTCGCGACGATCGGCAACTCCCGCATGCTGCAGGCGACGGCCGAGGCGGCGGCCGAACGCGGCTACGCCCTCACCGTGGTCACCGCGTCCGAGGGCGTCGAGGCGGCGTTCGCCCAGCTCGCGGACCAGGGCGTCGACGGCGCGGTCGTGCTGAACGAGGCCTCCGCGCTCGTGCCGTCCGCCCCGCGGCCTCCGGGTCTGCGGCTCGTGGTGGTCGACGCGCCCGCCGAGACCGGGGCGATCGTCGTGCACAGCGATCACGCGGGAGGGGCGGCCGCGGCCACGGCGCACCTGCTGAGCCTCGGACACGCCACCGTGCACCATCTCGCCGGGCCCGCCGACTCCTTCGCCGCCGCCGAGCGCGAGCGGGGATGGCGGGAGGCGCTCGCCGCGGGCGGCATCGCGGCGCCCGCGGTGGTCCGCGGCGACTGGACCTCGCGATCGGGATTCGCGGCAGGCGCCGCGCTGGCTCCCGCGACGGCCGTGTTCTGCGCGAACGACCAGATGGCCCTCGGTCTGCTGCGGGCCCTGGCGGAGTCCGGACGCCGTGTGCCCGCGGACGTGAGCGTGCTGGGGTTCGACGACGTGCCGGATGCCGCGGACTACCTGCCGCCCCTCACCACCATCCGCCAGGACTTCTCCGCTCTCGCACAGCGGGCGGTGGGGGCCCTCGTCGCGGCGATCGAGGGAGCGGACCCGGCGGCGGACGGCGGCCGTGCGATCGTGCCCACCCGGCTGCTCGTGCGCGACAGCACCGCGCACCGCTGA
- a CDS encoding hydroxyacid dehydrogenase: MSARPTVLVAMSPDAWDLLFDGPRRNRLAALALIDDPVPVTAVDAAAPQERLARVEALVTGWGAPALDEAALARLPRLRAVFHAAGSVRGLVSEALWHRGILVTSAADANAAPVAEYTLAMILLAGKRALVPLRTADPQHDLRTGARVGGRIGNLDRTVGIVGFSRIGRRVVELLRPFPGIEVLVADPFADAAEVRAAGAELVPLATLLPRVDVLSLHAPALPATRGMIGRAQLAALRDGTTIINTARGALLDHDALADECTDGRLDAVLDVTEPEPLPVDSRLLQLPNVAVTPHLAGSLGSETRRLADAALDELEAWIAGAPPLHPVRPADLEHGA, from the coding sequence ATGTCCGCCCGCCCCACCGTCCTCGTCGCGATGTCCCCCGATGCCTGGGACCTCCTGTTCGACGGCCCCCGTCGCAACCGGCTCGCGGCTCTCGCCCTGATCGACGACCCCGTTCCCGTCACCGCCGTCGACGCCGCCGCCCCGCAGGAGCGCCTGGCCCGGGTGGAGGCGCTCGTCACGGGATGGGGCGCGCCCGCGCTCGACGAGGCGGCTCTGGCCCGGCTCCCCCGGCTGCGCGCGGTGTTCCATGCCGCCGGGAGCGTCCGCGGCCTCGTGTCCGAGGCACTGTGGCACCGGGGCATCCTCGTCACCTCCGCCGCCGACGCCAACGCGGCCCCCGTCGCCGAGTACACCCTCGCGATGATCCTCCTCGCCGGCAAGCGAGCCCTCGTGCCCCTGCGGACGGCCGACCCGCAGCACGACCTCCGCACCGGCGCCCGCGTCGGCGGTCGCATCGGCAACCTCGACCGGACGGTCGGCATCGTCGGGTTCTCGCGCATCGGCCGGCGCGTGGTGGAGCTGCTCCGGCCGTTCCCCGGCATCGAGGTGCTCGTCGCGGATCCCTTCGCCGATGCGGCCGAGGTCAGGGCCGCGGGCGCCGAGCTCGTGCCGCTGGCGACACTGCTCCCCCGCGTGGACGTGCTGTCGCTGCACGCTCCGGCGCTCCCGGCGACCCGCGGCATGATCGGACGCGCACAGCTCGCCGCCCTCCGCGATGGCACGACCATCATCAACACGGCCCGCGGAGCGCTCCTCGACCACGACGCCCTCGCCGACGAGTGCACGGACGGACGACTCGACGCCGTGCTCGACGTGACGGAACCCGAGCCCCTGCCCGTGGACTCGCGGCTGCTGCAGCTGCCGAACGTCGCGGTCACCCCGCACCTCGCCGGCTCGCTCGGCAGCGAGACGCGGCGGCTCGCCGATGCGGCCCTCGACGAGCTGGAGGCCTGGATCGCCGGGGCTCCCCCGCTCCACCCCGTGCGCCCGGCCGACCTGGAGCACGGCGCGTGA
- the galT gene encoding galactose-1-phosphate uridylyltransferase, with amino-acid sequence MRTQVLGAGVVRRATTLADGRDLFYYDDPGTALGAERAVDARTLAPRPDTATMRLDVLTGDWITVAANRQNRVMMPSADADPLAPQTPGNPSEVPSRYDVAVFENRSPAFGPALAEAVGTAPAAADAPRGLDDLDAPGLGRTRTAVGRCEVVCFSPEPAGSFGTQTVTRARTVIEAWADRTEALSALPGIQQVFPFENRGAEIGVTLPHPHGQIYAYPYVTPRTTRTLDMIDRTAPDLFARILDTEQRSERVVLRGEHWTAFVPFAARWPLEVHLMPHRHVPDLAATTDAERDELAPLYLRLLRGVDALYDTPTPYIAAWHQAPVRVGRDSVRLHLQLTSPRRAADRLKYLAGSEAAMWAWAAEVTPEQGAERLRDAIARTDAVDGVSA; translated from the coding sequence ATGCGGACGCAGGTCCTCGGTGCCGGCGTCGTCCGCCGCGCCACGACCCTCGCCGACGGCCGCGACCTCTTCTACTACGACGACCCCGGCACCGCCCTCGGCGCGGAGCGAGCCGTCGACGCCCGCACCCTCGCCCCGCGACCCGACACCGCGACCATGCGGCTCGACGTGCTGACGGGCGACTGGATCACGGTCGCCGCGAATCGGCAGAACCGCGTGATGATGCCGAGCGCCGACGCCGACCCGCTCGCCCCGCAGACCCCGGGCAACCCGTCCGAGGTGCCGTCGCGCTACGACGTCGCCGTGTTCGAGAACCGCTCCCCCGCGTTCGGCCCCGCGCTCGCCGAGGCCGTGGGCACCGCCCCCGCCGCGGCCGACGCCCCACGCGGGCTCGACGACCTCGACGCCCCGGGCCTCGGTCGCACCCGCACCGCGGTCGGACGCTGCGAGGTCGTGTGCTTCAGCCCCGAGCCCGCGGGATCGTTCGGCACCCAGACCGTCACGCGCGCCCGCACCGTGATCGAGGCGTGGGCCGACCGCACCGAAGCCCTCTCCGCACTGCCCGGTATCCAGCAGGTGTTCCCGTTCGAGAACCGCGGCGCCGAGATCGGGGTCACGCTGCCCCACCCGCACGGCCAGATCTACGCCTACCCGTACGTGACGCCGCGCACGACCCGCACGCTCGACATGATCGACCGCACCGCGCCCGACCTGTTCGCCCGCATCCTCGACACCGAGCAGCGGTCCGAGCGCGTCGTGCTCCGCGGCGAGCACTGGACCGCGTTCGTGCCCTTCGCCGCCCGCTGGCCGCTGGAGGTGCATCTGATGCCGCACCGCCACGTGCCCGACCTCGCCGCGACCACCGACGCCGAGCGCGACGAGCTCGCCCCGCTCTACCTGCGCCTGCTGCGCGGGGTCGACGCGCTGTACGACACCCCGACGCCCTACATCGCCGCGTGGCATCAGGCTCCCGTGCGCGTGGGCCGCGACAGCGTGCGCCTGCACCTGCAGCTGACGAGCCCCCGCCGCGCCGCCGACCGGCTCAAGTACCTCGCCGGCTCCGAGGCGGCGATGTGGGCGTGGGCCGCCGAGGTCACGCCGGAGCAGGGGGCCGAGCGCCTCCGCGACGCCATCGCCCGCACGGACGCCGTGGACGGAGTCTCCGCATGA
- a CDS encoding sugar phosphate isomerase/epimerase family protein: MTAPFPDPRLSLNQATIKHADLATALQVTAEAGLPAIGLWREPVQDVGLAGAARMLADSGLRFSTHCRGGFFTLPAGPAREAALADNRRAIEETATLAAAGAEGSTAVLVLVAGGLPEGSRDLVGARERVRDAIGALADDARGAGVTLAIEPLHPLYASDRAVVSTLGQALDIAADFDPAVVGVAVDTFHIWWDPQVLDQIARAGREGRIATYQVCDWKTPLAADPLLSRHYPGEGVIDFGVLTRAVRATGYDRDIEVEIFRADVWAADPRAVVRRTAESFAAAVSPHLR; encoded by the coding sequence ATGACCGCCCCGTTCCCCGACCCGCGTCTCTCCCTCAACCAGGCAACGATCAAGCACGCCGACCTCGCCACGGCGCTGCAGGTCACGGCCGAGGCCGGGCTCCCGGCGATCGGCCTCTGGCGGGAGCCCGTGCAGGACGTGGGCCTCGCGGGGGCGGCGCGCATGCTCGCCGACTCCGGGCTGCGTTTCAGCACGCACTGCCGGGGCGGCTTCTTCACGCTCCCGGCCGGCCCCGCGCGCGAGGCCGCGCTCGCCGACAACCGGCGGGCGATCGAGGAGACCGCGACGCTCGCGGCGGCGGGGGCCGAGGGGTCGACGGCGGTCCTGGTGCTCGTCGCGGGAGGGCTGCCCGAGGGGTCGCGCGACCTCGTCGGCGCCAGGGAGCGCGTGCGTGACGCGATCGGAGCCCTCGCCGACGATGCCCGCGGCGCGGGCGTGACCCTGGCGATCGAGCCGCTGCATCCCCTCTACGCGTCGGACCGCGCCGTGGTGTCGACGCTCGGACAGGCGCTCGACATCGCCGCCGACTTCGACCCGGCCGTGGTGGGGGTCGCCGTGGACACCTTCCACATCTGGTGGGACCCCCAGGTGCTCGATCAGATCGCGCGCGCCGGGCGCGAGGGCCGCATCGCCACGTACCAGGTGTGCGACTGGAAGACGCCGCTCGCCGCCGACCCGCTGCTGTCGCGGCACTACCCGGGGGAGGGGGTGATCGACTTCGGCGTGCTCACCCGCGCGGTGCGGGCGACCGGCTACGACCGGGACATCGAGGTCGAGATCTTCCGCGCGGACGTCTGGGCCGCCGATCCGCGCGCCGTGGTCCGGCGCACGGCCGAGTCGTTCGCCGCGGCCGTCTCCCCGCACCTGCGATGA
- a CDS encoding Gfo/Idh/MocA family protein has product MAQATTREIGIIMNGVSGRMGYRQHLVRSILAIRDQGGIELADGTRVTVKPILVGRSEAKLAELAAAHGIADWTTDLDAALADPQWEIYADFLVTKARASAIRKAIAAGKAIYTEKPTAESLEEALELARLARDAGVKTGVVHDKLYLPGLQKLKRLIDSGFFGRILSVRGEFGYWVFEGDWQPAQRPSWNYRTEDGGGIITDMFPHWNYVLENLFGEVTSVYAQAAVHIADRWDEKGEHYTATAEDAAYGIFELAGGVVAEINSSWTVRVNRDELVEFQVDGTHGSAVVGLFGAKIQPRNATPKPVWNPDLEDDHDYDADWQQVPANQVFQNGFRQQWEEYLLSYVEGTDYPFDLLAGARGVQFAEAGLASSAEGRKIVLEPLTLDRA; this is encoded by the coding sequence ATGGCACAGGCCACGACCCGCGAGATCGGGATCATCATGAACGGCGTCTCCGGGCGCATGGGGTACCGGCAGCACCTGGTGCGCTCGATCCTCGCGATCCGCGACCAGGGCGGCATCGAGCTCGCGGACGGCACGCGGGTCACCGTGAAGCCGATCCTCGTGGGCCGCAGCGAGGCCAAGCTGGCGGAACTCGCCGCGGCCCACGGCATCGCCGACTGGACGACCGACCTCGACGCCGCGCTCGCCGACCCGCAGTGGGAGATCTACGCCGACTTCCTCGTGACGAAGGCCAGGGCCTCCGCGATCCGCAAAGCCATCGCCGCGGGCAAGGCGATCTACACCGAGAAGCCCACGGCCGAGTCGCTGGAGGAGGCGCTGGAGCTGGCCCGGCTCGCCCGCGACGCCGGCGTGAAGACCGGCGTCGTGCACGACAAGCTCTACCTCCCCGGCCTGCAGAAGCTCAAGCGCCTCATCGACTCCGGATTCTTCGGGCGCATCCTGTCGGTGCGCGGCGAGTTCGGCTACTGGGTGTTCGAGGGCGACTGGCAGCCCGCGCAGCGACCGAGCTGGAACTACCGCACGGAAGACGGCGGCGGCATCATCACCGACATGTTCCCGCACTGGAACTACGTGCTCGAGAACCTCTTCGGCGAGGTCACGAGCGTCTACGCCCAGGCGGCCGTGCACATCGCCGACCGCTGGGACGAGAAGGGCGAGCACTACACCGCGACGGCCGAGGATGCGGCGTACGGCATCTTCGAGCTGGCGGGCGGCGTCGTCGCCGAGATCAACTCCTCGTGGACGGTCCGCGTCAACCGCGACGAGCTCGTGGAGTTCCAGGTCGACGGCACGCACGGCTCCGCGGTGGTCGGACTCTTCGGCGCGAAGATCCAGCCCCGCAACGCCACCCCCAAGCCGGTGTGGAACCCCGACCTGGAGGACGACCACGACTACGACGCCGACTGGCAGCAGGTGCCCGCCAACCAGGTCTTCCAGAACGGCTTCCGGCAGCAGTGGGAGGAGTACCTGCTGTCCTACGTCGAAGGCACCGACTACCCGTTCGACCTGCTGGCGGGGGCCCGCGGCGTGCAGTTCGCGGAAGCCGGCCTGGCGTCCAGCGCCGAGGGCCGCAAGATCGTGCTCGAACCGCTGACGCTGGACCGGGCATGA
- a CDS encoding DUF993 family protein encodes MSALRLLAADGRTSGVELRAPDAVTRPDGPLRSRVAYAAAHVVPKPHADNTPGRPADIDWDATLAFRRNVYSWGLGVADAMDTAQRNMGLDAVATRELIARSAEVAREEGGSVVVGVNTDQVDDAHIPLDRIVDAYVEQLHFAEEQGAGPVLMASRHLARAAESADDYRRVYREVLSRASAPVVLHWLGTAFDPELAGYFAPTAAADGSAGWEEAARVLLDIIAEHRDAIAGVKMSLLDADSEVWVRDRLPAGVRMFTGDDFHYVGLIGGDSLDSGGATPASHGHSDALLGAFAAIAPVASAAIQALDADDPDRYLALLGPTEELSRQVFAAPTYYYKTGVAFLSWLNGHQPAFQMVGGLHSARSLPHLSRVVELANAALALERPELARERWHGLLRLNGVDA; translated from the coding sequence ATGAGCGCCCTCCGTCTGCTCGCCGCCGACGGGCGCACCTCCGGCGTCGAGCTGCGTGCGCCCGACGCCGTGACCCGGCCGGACGGACCACTGCGCAGCCGGGTGGCGTACGCGGCGGCCCACGTGGTGCCGAAGCCGCACGCCGACAACACCCCCGGACGCCCCGCCGACATCGACTGGGACGCGACGCTCGCGTTCCGCCGCAACGTGTACTCGTGGGGGCTCGGCGTCGCGGATGCGATGGACACCGCGCAGCGCAACATGGGGCTCGACGCGGTCGCGACGCGCGAGCTCATCGCCCGCAGCGCCGAGGTCGCCCGCGAGGAGGGCGGGTCGGTCGTGGTCGGGGTCAACACCGATCAGGTCGACGACGCGCACATCCCGCTCGATCGCATCGTCGACGCGTACGTCGAGCAGCTGCACTTCGCCGAGGAGCAGGGAGCGGGGCCGGTGCTCATGGCGTCGCGACACCTCGCCAGGGCGGCCGAGAGCGCCGACGACTACCGCCGCGTGTACCGGGAGGTGCTGTCCCGCGCGTCCGCGCCCGTGGTGCTGCACTGGCTCGGCACCGCGTTCGACCCCGAGCTGGCCGGGTACTTCGCGCCGACGGCGGCCGCGGATGGCTCGGCCGGATGGGAAGAGGCGGCACGGGTGCTGCTCGACATCATCGCCGAGCACCGCGACGCGATCGCCGGGGTGAAGATGAGCCTGCTCGACGCCGACTCCGAGGTCTGGGTGCGCGACCGGCTCCCCGCGGGCGTGCGGATGTTCACGGGCGACGACTTCCACTACGTCGGCCTCATCGGCGGCGACAGCCTGGACTCCGGTGGTGCGACGCCGGCCTCGCACGGGCACTCGGATGCGCTGCTCGGGGCCTTCGCCGCGATCGCCCCCGTGGCGTCGGCGGCGATCCAGGCGCTGGATGCGGACGACCCCGACCGCTACCTCGCACTGCTCGGGCCCACCGAGGAGCTCAGCCGGCAGGTGTTCGCCGCGCCGACCTACTACTACAAGACGGGCGTGGCCTTCCTGTCGTGGCTCAACGGCCATCAGCCGGCGTTCCAGATGGTGGGCGGACTCCACTCCGCCCGGAGCCTCCCGCACCTCAGTCGCGTCGTGGAGCTCGCGAACGCGGCGCTCGCCCTGGAGCGGCCGGAGCTCGCCCGTGAGCGGTGGCACGGCCTCCTCCGGCTGAACGGCGTCGACGCATGA
- a CDS encoding substrate-binding domain-containing protein produces the protein MSGGEEAPRFGISRRERILDELRRAGAVRVSALARDLGVAELTIRRDIADLAERGLLTRVHGGATLRSTLDPAAARPLSAPRRFGMVVPSLSYYWPQVVEGARVAGIETDTQIVLRGASYAAADQRRQISALVASGTVHGLIVAPETAGADGHALLAWLDALPLPVVLVERRAPDVLALTRLESVVTDHAFGGALAASHLAGLGHRRVGILTSPQSPTSIALRRGWGRAVEELGLEPGVDREIALDRMGRSAVGPFVAALLDEIRATATTALLVHSDPQALLLQQHLVDAGWRVPGDVSLLAYDDEIAMNGAPPLTALRPPKPQVGRRAVELLRDRLRDGIDRPSERVALAPALHVRASTGSPPEA, from the coding sequence GTGAGCGGCGGGGAGGAGGCGCCGCGCTTCGGCATCTCCCGCCGCGAGCGGATCCTCGACGAGCTGCGGCGCGCGGGGGCCGTGCGGGTGTCCGCGCTCGCCCGCGACCTGGGCGTGGCCGAGCTGACGATCCGCCGCGACATCGCCGACCTCGCGGAGCGGGGGCTCCTCACGCGCGTGCACGGCGGCGCCACGCTCCGCAGCACCCTCGACCCGGCCGCGGCTCGGCCGCTGTCCGCTCCGCGACGGTTCGGCATGGTGGTGCCGTCGCTGAGCTACTACTGGCCGCAGGTGGTCGAGGGCGCCCGCGTGGCGGGGATCGAGACCGACACGCAGATCGTGCTCCGGGGGGCGAGCTATGCGGCCGCCGACCAGCGCCGACAGATCTCCGCCCTGGTCGCGTCGGGGACGGTCCACGGGCTGATCGTGGCTCCCGAGACCGCGGGCGCGGACGGTCATGCCCTCCTCGCCTGGCTGGATGCGCTGCCCCTGCCCGTCGTGCTCGTCGAGCGTCGCGCGCCCGACGTGCTCGCGCTGACGCGTCTCGAGAGCGTCGTCACCGATCATGCGTTCGGGGGAGCGCTCGCCGCGAGTCATCTCGCAGGCCTCGGCCATCGGCGGGTCGGCATCCTCACCTCGCCCCAGTCGCCGACCTCCATCGCCCTGCGCCGCGGGTGGGGCCGTGCGGTCGAGGAGCTCGGTCTCGAGCCGGGGGTCGACCGCGAGATCGCCCTCGACCGCATGGGCCGGTCGGCGGTGGGGCCCTTCGTCGCCGCGCTCCTCGACGAGATCCGGGCGACGGCGACGACCGCGCTGCTGGTGCACTCCGACCCGCAGGCGCTCCTGCTGCAGCAGCACCTGGTCGATGCGGGGTGGCGGGTGCCGGGCGACGTGTCGCTCCTCGCCTACGACGATGAGATCGCGATGAACGGGGCCCCGCCCCTCACCGCGCTGCGCCCGCCGAAGCCGCAGGTGGGCCGCCGCGCCGTGGAGCTGCTCCGCGACCGCCTGCGCGACGGCATCGATCGCCCTTCGGAGCGGGTGGCGCTGGCCCCGGCTCTGCACGTGCGCGCCAGCACGGGGTCGCCGCCGGAAGCGTGA
- a CDS encoding DUF2264 domain-containing protein has translation MSTLALPPEDRDLSPYTGWGRAHLQAVADAILDGAARHASPTGAGVRYPGRPGGFGPAIDALEGFSRTFLLAAFRIAGDPDGTGDLAARYARGLAAGVDRGNPERWPRPDEVDQAKVEAAALAVGLHLTRDTVWARLDDTARTRTIDYLAGFIGGSYPPNNWAWFRILVEQFLESVGGPFSTEDRGADFALLDGFERAHGWTSDGAPRSFDHYAGWALSFYPAIWADMVADDPRHTARIARSRARLDDYLDDALHLVGADGGPLIQGRSLTYRFASAAAPGAAAFTGGSRHGPGLLRRAISAQVRHFVDRGIPDASGVLPLGWHGAWRALAQDYSGPGSPSWAAKGLFALALPAAHPVWTAVEEPLPIDAGSFARVLAAPGWLASGTQEDGVVRIVNHGTDHGVPGERHPDAPLYAKLGYSTATAPVLRTPGLTEPLDGTAALVRDGRPSHRSGFSTGTLGEHEGTLLGGSSGRVHWHREFVSAFDVGGGAAARVTETGPVLDVVSVVRGAWEVRLVRVRDAEGEAAATRVREGDQLRVGGWALSGEDLVEDGPGSVSAGAEAGNASHGSGRPGGRAPARHSRLVGLHGTDGAASGVRVESDVTPLAPRTATPWLTVPARPGAWVAVGVLLGVASASPQLTPQEGGWLVVWADGSTTAFAAEVLLPPG, from the coding sequence GTGAGCACGCTCGCCCTCCCTCCGGAGGACCGCGACCTGTCGCCGTACACCGGCTGGGGTCGCGCGCACCTCCAGGCGGTCGCCGACGCCATCCTCGACGGGGCCGCCCGGCACGCGAGCCCCACGGGCGCCGGTGTGCGCTATCCGGGCCGCCCTGGCGGATTCGGCCCCGCGATCGACGCCCTGGAGGGCTTCAGCCGCACCTTCCTGCTCGCCGCGTTCCGCATCGCCGGAGACCCCGACGGCACCGGCGACCTGGCCGCGCGGTATGCGCGCGGACTCGCCGCCGGAGTGGACCGGGGGAACCCGGAGCGCTGGCCCCGGCCCGACGAGGTCGATCAGGCGAAGGTGGAGGCCGCAGCCCTCGCCGTCGGGCTCCACCTCACGCGGGACACCGTCTGGGCTCGACTCGACGACACGGCACGCACCCGCACGATCGACTACCTCGCCGGGTTCATCGGAGGCTCGTACCCGCCGAACAACTGGGCCTGGTTCCGCATCCTCGTCGAGCAGTTCCTGGAGAGCGTGGGCGGCCCGTTCTCGACCGAGGACCGCGGGGCCGACTTCGCCCTGCTCGACGGGTTCGAGCGGGCCCACGGCTGGACCTCCGACGGCGCCCCGCGCTCGTTCGACCACTACGCGGGCTGGGCGCTGTCCTTCTATCCCGCGATCTGGGCCGACATGGTCGCCGACGATCCGCGGCACACCGCCCGGATCGCCCGCTCCCGCGCCCGCCTCGACGACTACCTCGACGACGCCCTGCACCTCGTCGGCGCCGACGGCGGACCTCTGATCCAGGGCCGCAGCCTCACGTACCGGTTCGCGTCGGCGGCGGCGCCGGGCGCTGCGGCCTTCACGGGGGGATCGCGGCACGGCCCCGGCCTGCTGCGCCGCGCCATCAGCGCCCAGGTGCGGCACTTCGTCGACCGCGGGATCCCGGACGCGTCCGGCGTGCTCCCGCTGGGCTGGCACGGCGCGTGGCGGGCGCTCGCGCAGGACTACTCGGGCCCGGGGTCGCCGTCCTGGGCGGCGAAGGGGCTGTTCGCGCTCGCGCTGCCCGCCGCCCATCCGGTATGGACGGCCGTGGAAGAACCGTTGCCCATCGATGCGGGATCGTTCGCGCGGGTGCTCGCCGCGCCCGGGTGGCTCGCGAGCGGCACCCAGGAGGACGGTGTCGTGCGCATCGTCAACCACGGCACCGACCACGGCGTTCCGGGAGAGCGCCATCCGGACGCGCCGCTCTACGCCAAGCTCGGCTACTCGACGGCGACCGCGCCCGTGCTCCGCACGCCCGGACTGACAGAGCCGCTCGACGGCACCGCCGCCCTGGTGCGGGACGGTCGCCCGAGTCACCGCTCCGGCTTCTCGACCGGGACGCTCGGCGAGCACGAGGGCACGCTGCTCGGCGGGTCGTCGGGGCGGGTGCACTGGCACCGGGAGTTCGTGTCGGCGTTCGACGTGGGCGGCGGTGCGGCGGCGCGCGTCACCGAGACGGGGCCGGTGCTCGACGTCGTGTCGGTCGTGCGCGGCGCCTGGGAGGTGCGGCTGGTGCGTGTCCGCGACGCGGAGGGGGAGGCGGCCGCGACGCGGGTGCGGGAGGGCGACCAGCTGCGCGTCGGGGGATGGGCGCTGTCGGGAGAGGATCTCGTCGAGGACGGCCCGGGGAGCGTGTCCGCCGGAGCCGAGGCGGGGAACGCGTCGCACGGCAGCGGGCGGCCCGGCGGTCGCGCGCCCGCGCGGCACAGCCGCCTCGTGGGTCTGCACGGCACGGACGGGGCGGCCTCGGGCGTGCGGGTCGAGTCCGACGTGACGCCCCTGGCCCCGCGGACGGCGACACCGTGGCTCACTGTTCCGGCGCGCCCGGGGGCCTGGGTGGCGGTGGGGGTGCTGCTCGGCGTGGCCTCGGCGTCGCCGCAGCTCACCCCGCAGGAGGGCGGGTGGCTGGTCGTGTGGGCGGACGGGTCGACGACGGCGTTCGCCGCGGAGGTGCTGCTGCCGCCCGGCTGA